From a single Cyclobacterium marinum DSM 745 genomic region:
- a CDS encoding UDP-glucose dehydrogenase family protein: protein MKISVFGLGYVGCVSLGCLSKNGHEVIGVDINPLKVDLINRGLPTIVEKDIDQIIKQEFNKGKISATVSASEAIKATTLSIICVGTPSSPHGHLNLNFIYKTAEQIGEALKEKEDFHVVVIRSTVLPGTNQKIGEIIESFSGKKRGEGFSVVSNPEFLREGSAVKDYYSPAVTVIGGDHNEALETVSSLYKDLGSPIEITGIEEAEIIKYVNNSFHALKISFANEVGNICKSLNIDSHNVMEIFCKDTHLNISPVYFKPGFAYGGSCLPKDLKGLVTLAHDQYLSTPVLNAIHESNENQKRIAFELINRTGKRNIALMGLSFKEGTDDLRYSPSVDISEKLIGKGFKLSIYDNNVHMSKLVGANKQFIDQHLPHLSELITNDPKLALEDADIVLINHKNFDPKPYMDLLSKKDILIDLVRIPELETLPNYVGLCW, encoded by the coding sequence ATGAAGATTTCAGTTTTCGGATTAGGCTATGTTGGCTGTGTAAGTCTAGGATGTCTTTCAAAAAATGGACATGAAGTAATTGGTGTAGACATTAACCCTTTAAAGGTGGATCTTATTAATAGGGGTTTACCCACAATTGTTGAAAAAGACATTGATCAAATCATTAAGCAGGAGTTTAACAAGGGGAAAATATCTGCAACAGTTTCTGCTTCTGAGGCCATCAAAGCTACAACACTAAGCATTATTTGCGTAGGCACCCCTTCTTCACCACATGGGCACCTTAATCTTAATTTCATTTACAAGACAGCCGAACAAATAGGTGAAGCCTTAAAGGAAAAAGAAGATTTTCATGTGGTAGTAATCAGAAGTACCGTATTACCCGGTACCAATCAAAAAATTGGAGAAATAATAGAATCTTTTTCCGGAAAGAAAAGAGGTGAAGGTTTTTCAGTGGTTTCAAACCCTGAATTTCTTAGAGAAGGATCTGCCGTAAAAGATTATTATTCCCCAGCTGTAACGGTAATAGGAGGTGACCATAACGAAGCTTTAGAAACAGTTTCATCTCTGTATAAAGATCTAGGCAGCCCAATTGAGATAACGGGAATAGAAGAAGCAGAAATCATCAAATACGTTAATAATTCTTTTCATGCATTGAAAATTTCCTTCGCCAATGAAGTTGGAAATATTTGCAAATCTTTAAATATTGATTCCCACAATGTAATGGAGATCTTTTGTAAAGACACACATCTTAATATATCTCCAGTCTATTTTAAACCCGGTTTCGCCTATGGAGGGTCTTGTTTACCGAAAGATTTAAAAGGATTGGTAACTTTGGCCCATGATCAATATTTATCCACACCAGTCCTTAATGCTATCCATGAATCCAATGAAAATCAAAAAAGAATTGCATTTGAATTAATCAATAGAACAGGAAAAAGAAATATTGCACTAATGGGACTGTCATTTAAAGAGGGAACAGATGATTTAAGGTATAGCCCTTCTGTCGATATTTCTGAGAAATTAATTGGAAAAGGTTTTAAACTTTCTATTTATGACAATAATGTACATATGTCTAAACTAGTTGGCGCTAATAAACAATTTATAGATCAACACTTACCCCACCTTTCTGAATTGATAACTAATGACCCTAAATTGGCATTGGAAGACGCTGACATTGTATTAATAAATCACAAGAATTTTGATCCAAAACCTTATATGGACCTTTTATCTAAAAAGGATATATTGATAGATTTAGTAAGGATTCCAGAATTGGAAACTCTCCCTAATTATGTAGGATTGTGTTGGTAA
- a CDS encoding glycosyltransferase family 4 protein, whose translation MKRILFFIGALVAGGKERRFMELLTFLKNSGKYEMIVVTTGDNIHFPAFKQLEIPLKVIKKKKFLGVISFPYALLEIASEFQPDLIHTWGRMQTLYVLPTRMIKNIPLINGQITNASPNISLKNRFIDKLNFWQSSIILSNSFAGIASYKPPKGKYRVIYNGVNLNRFKNLTDQSVTKEKYNINTPLAVVMVATFSKNKDYERFFRIAKKILTIRNDVSFIGAGYYHKGKNSLYQRCLELADGHPNLIMTGLIYDVEDLVNACDIGVLISNKKVHGEGISNALIEYMALGLPVIANDAGGTKELIVPGENGVLITQETDEEIAISITELLDHPEKRMKYGEAGQRKIKDCFTIQKMGENFLKLYEEVLNP comes from the coding sequence ATGAAGAGAATTTTATTTTTCATTGGAGCCCTTGTGGCAGGAGGTAAAGAAAGAAGATTTATGGAACTTCTCACTTTCCTGAAAAACTCCGGAAAATATGAAATGATAGTAGTTACCACAGGAGATAATATACATTTCCCGGCATTCAAACAACTTGAAATACCCCTTAAAGTCATTAAGAAAAAAAAGTTCTTGGGTGTAATTAGCTTTCCCTACGCTTTATTGGAAATAGCCTCTGAATTCCAGCCGGACCTTATCCATACTTGGGGTCGCATGCAAACACTCTATGTCTTGCCAACTAGAATGATAAAAAATATTCCCTTGATAAATGGCCAGATTACTAATGCCTCTCCTAATATTTCTTTAAAGAATAGATTTATTGATAAACTAAATTTTTGGCAATCAAGTATTATTTTATCCAATTCCTTTGCTGGCATAGCATCATATAAACCGCCAAAGGGAAAGTACAGAGTGATTTATAATGGGGTAAACTTAAATCGCTTTAAAAACTTGACTGATCAATCAGTAACAAAAGAAAAATACAATATAAATACACCCTTAGCAGTAGTTATGGTAGCTACTTTTTCTAAAAATAAAGATTATGAAAGGTTTTTTAGAATTGCAAAAAAAATACTTACCATTCGAAATGACGTTAGTTTTATCGGAGCCGGTTACTATCATAAAGGAAAGAATAGCCTATACCAACGATGTCTGGAATTGGCCGATGGACATCCAAATTTAATTATGACAGGACTTATTTATGATGTAGAAGATTTAGTGAATGCTTGTGATATTGGCGTCTTGATCTCAAATAAGAAAGTGCATGGGGAGGGAATTTCTAATGCTTTAATAGAATACATGGCCTTAGGATTGCCGGTAATCGCCAATGATGCCGGTGGTACCAAGGAATTAATAGTTCCTGGTGAAAATGGTGTTTTAATTACCCAAGAAACAGATGAAGAAATAGCTATTTCTATTACTGAATTATTGGATCATCCTGAAAAAAGGATGAAATATGGAGAGGCAGGACAAAGGAAAATAAAGGATTGTTTTACTATTCAAAAAATGGGGGAGAACTTTTTGAAGTTATATGAAGAAGTATTAAATCCATAA
- a CDS encoding GNAT family N-acetyltransferase has product MKIFLGEKANDLFKDEKFLEAWDRLLGLCPWATVFQSKEFVLTWYTIYNKYTPILLTDWDGYKLNGLFTLTINNKGEITAAGTNQAEYQVWLSTTEDSYFILKSSLKLIKRVFPNKPFVLKYLPPRSPVEQFNKESKWKKEVILKTHLQPLMVSNEKLLAQELKKKNRKEKVNRLKRKGSLNFAVISTIDEFLKIFDDLIIQSDFRKGAMYDKVTFQYEIERKDFLIRLFELGLLHVSILKLDDEIIASNAGIAGKEMVHLQGINSHSPFYAKYSPGILHFLMLGIELGKSGIEYFDLTPGGVKGYKEILSNCSQVAYEFKYLSPIKVKKELLNEAIKDKLKSLFEGLLKQNYQSFKIAQQFQNGKKKYNLLSKKGLKFFEYDGMNQVFSSRSKTYLTLSSIGKEGLQKGFKFRENKMADLLNFDESMGIITRKEFLFDCMKRIELGHSFFCLMSGNSLCAVLWYIPTNVSLGELSSPQGKSLNSGVMAFSYYQSQYLSVTHCLLYSVIKKVDVPFPVQLQLCSSQTKLKNHLKLRLNV; this is encoded by the coding sequence ATGAAAATTTTCTTAGGTGAGAAGGCAAACGATTTATTTAAAGATGAAAAATTTTTAGAAGCGTGGGACCGACTCTTAGGTCTTTGCCCTTGGGCTACGGTATTTCAAAGTAAGGAATTTGTTTTAACATGGTATACCATATATAATAAATACACTCCAATCTTATTAACAGATTGGGATGGGTATAAACTTAATGGGTTGTTTACCTTAACAATTAATAACAAAGGGGAGATTACCGCAGCGGGGACCAATCAGGCGGAGTATCAGGTTTGGCTTTCGACTACAGAAGATAGTTATTTTATTCTCAAATCTTCATTAAAGCTTATTAAAAGGGTTTTTCCGAATAAGCCATTTGTTTTAAAATATTTACCGCCGAGATCTCCTGTTGAGCAATTTAACAAGGAGTCAAAGTGGAAAAAAGAAGTAATTTTAAAAACCCATCTCCAACCTTTAATGGTGAGTAATGAAAAATTATTGGCCCAAGAATTGAAGAAAAAAAATCGCAAGGAGAAGGTTAATAGGCTGAAAAGAAAAGGGAGTCTAAATTTTGCAGTTATTTCTACTATTGATGAATTCTTGAAAATCTTTGATGATTTAATCATACAAAGTGATTTCAGAAAAGGAGCCATGTATGATAAAGTAACATTTCAATACGAAATTGAAAGAAAAGATTTTCTTATTCGGCTTTTTGAATTGGGACTTTTACACGTGAGTATATTAAAATTGGATGATGAGATAATTGCTTCGAATGCCGGCATTGCAGGAAAGGAAATGGTCCATTTGCAGGGAATTAATTCACATTCACCCTTTTATGCCAAATATTCTCCTGGGATATTGCATTTTCTAATGCTTGGAATCGAATTGGGAAAATCAGGGATTGAATATTTTGATTTAACTCCAGGAGGAGTAAAAGGTTATAAAGAAATATTATCCAACTGTTCACAGGTGGCTTATGAATTTAAGTATTTGTCTCCCATAAAAGTGAAAAAAGAATTACTTAACGAAGCGATAAAGGATAAATTAAAAAGCTTATTTGAAGGTCTTTTGAAACAGAATTATCAGTCTTTTAAAATTGCTCAACAATTTCAAAACGGTAAAAAAAAGTATAACTTATTATCAAAAAAAGGTTTGAAATTTTTTGAATACGATGGAATGAATCAGGTTTTTAGTTCTCGGTCTAAAACTTACCTTACCCTAAGTTCTATAGGTAAAGAAGGATTGCAAAAAGGGTTTAAATTTAGAGAAAACAAAATGGCTGATTTATTGAATTTTGATGAGTCTATGGGGATCATTACAAGAAAGGAATTTTTATTTGATTGCATGAAAAGGATAGAATTAGGGCATAGTTTTTTCTGTCTTATGAGTGGTAATTCTTTATGCGCCGTTCTTTGGTACATTCCTACCAATGTAAGCTTAGGGGAACTTTCCTCCCCACAAGGCAAAAGTTTAAATTCCGGGGTAATGGCTTTTTCTTACTACCAAAGCCAATACCTTTCAGTAACACATTGTTTATTGTATTCAGTAATAAAAAAAGTTGATGTGCCATTTCCTGTTCAACTTCAGTTATGTTCTAGCCAAACAAAGTTGAAAAACCACCTTAAATTAAGGTTAAATGTATAG
- a CDS encoding glycosyltransferase gives MKNFFNDLNLIGDQVTSSSTDINSEPINHDNKEKLLEVLFVSSGNMKKLDIAPFIKIQGESLKSENINVTYFKIRGKGIVGYLRNISELKKFLINKKFDLIHAHFTLSAWVVVLSFPKSPIVLSIMGTDAFGRLKKFSKVKIYNKYLTFLTILIQPFVSFIISKSPNIERHVWRKNKSTILPNGVNLSKFDGERISFAKELGLNPNKKYVLFLGNPNDVNKNFKLLEGLKEKLEQFEIEIINPYPVSHEVVVKLLSTVDVLVMCSVKEGSPNVVKEALASNCKGVFTDVGDVKKIVEGVKGYAVINLDQAELENAIHHVIAMKSCLGRHRIKELDLDSKIVAKKIRKIYDNLLNK, from the coding sequence ATGAAAAATTTTTTTAATGATTTAAATTTAATTGGAGATCAAGTTACATCTTCCTCAACTGATATCAATTCTGAACCAATTAATCATGATAATAAAGAAAAATTGTTAGAGGTGCTTTTTGTTTCTTCGGGGAACATGAAAAAATTGGACATTGCTCCTTTTATAAAAATACAAGGCGAATCCTTAAAATCAGAAAATATTAATGTCACTTATTTTAAAATAAGAGGTAAGGGGATAGTCGGATATTTAAGAAATATTTCAGAACTTAAGAAGTTTTTAATAAATAAAAAGTTTGATCTAATCCATGCACACTTCACTTTATCAGCATGGGTAGTAGTCTTATCTTTCCCCAAATCCCCAATTGTATTATCGATAATGGGAACAGATGCTTTTGGCAGGTTGAAAAAATTTAGTAAGGTTAAAATCTATAACAAATACCTGACATTTTTAACAATTTTGATTCAACCTTTTGTTTCCTTTATTATTTCAAAATCCCCAAATATTGAGCGACATGTATGGAGAAAGAATAAGAGCACTATTTTACCTAATGGTGTGAATTTGAGTAAATTTGATGGAGAGAGGATAAGTTTTGCAAAAGAACTAGGGCTTAATCCTAATAAGAAGTATGTCTTGTTTTTAGGTAATCCCAATGATGTTAATAAGAACTTTAAACTGTTGGAGGGGCTAAAGGAAAAATTAGAGCAATTTGAAATTGAAATAATTAATCCTTATCCCGTGAGTCATGAAGTAGTTGTGAAATTACTCTCCACAGTTGATGTTTTGGTAATGTGTTCTGTAAAAGAAGGTTCTCCTAATGTAGTTAAAGAAGCACTGGCATCGAATTGTAAGGGTGTATTTACTGATGTAGGTGATGTGAAAAAAATTGTAGAAGGTGTAAAAGGATATGCAGTAATAAATCTTGATCAGGCGGAATTAGAAAATGCAATTCATCATGTGATTGCAATGAAATCATGCCTTGGCAGGCATAGGATTAAAGAGTTGGATCTGGATTCAAAAATTGTTGCTAAAAAGATTAGAAAAATTTATGATAATTTATTAAATAAATAG
- a CDS encoding GNAT family N-acetyltransferase, producing the protein MNQENIRLVKGQQVLNLLEDPAFIERLTILFEESVGTTVFQNPIFIKSWYQTKYSEYLPLIAIDEAGFNLNAIVFLAVKKEPNGTIKRHQAKIVGVGEYDAEYQTWLVKEGDDERFLTEAWSLILKDYPNCKIIFRFVPSFNSLSWIYKNSQWKKVSVIQEYHRPLLQMSHPKFKDVMKKRHLKAKYNRFRRAGKMDFEEINEINRFIEVYDEVMVLYDFRQGALFNKTPSESNPLRRSLFISLFRQDLLHVSVLKLDDVITSCIIGMKSKLWMHLSGLITYSPFYSKHSPGLVHLFVLGKYLEEQGFEYFDLSPGGDGYKERMASNADKVYELTISQDPFFKTKIDIRKKFHALLLSRGVRSMDFNLKVKRSKHFIKLKAKDFKNRIVGKKVKLLQESKKPMDLETNNIKHLLLYNDDLGTSRWDFLSNAFKKVEAGEKFISWADDNKLLFCLWFHETIGNSPDNETALVINEDYYSHPVVAAYKEEVLKTGTSILHSLNR; encoded by the coding sequence ATGAATCAAGAAAACATACGACTAGTTAAAGGGCAACAGGTTTTAAATTTATTAGAAGATCCGGCTTTTATAGAAAGGCTTACTATCCTGTTTGAGGAAAGCGTCGGGACCACTGTTTTCCAAAATCCTATTTTTATTAAATCCTGGTATCAAACTAAATACTCAGAATATCTTCCATTGATTGCAATCGATGAAGCAGGTTTTAATTTAAATGCCATTGTTTTTCTAGCAGTTAAAAAAGAGCCAAATGGAACCATAAAAAGACATCAAGCTAAGATTGTAGGCGTGGGCGAATACGATGCTGAGTACCAAACATGGCTTGTAAAAGAAGGCGATGATGAACGATTTTTGACTGAAGCATGGAGTCTTATTCTTAAAGATTATCCTAACTGTAAAATAATTTTTCGGTTTGTTCCCTCTTTTAATAGCTTATCCTGGATTTATAAAAATAGCCAATGGAAAAAGGTCAGTGTGATTCAAGAGTATCATAGGCCTTTATTACAAATGTCGCATCCAAAATTTAAGGATGTTATGAAAAAAAGACATTTAAAAGCAAAGTACAATCGGTTTAGGAGGGCAGGAAAGATGGATTTTGAAGAAATTAATGAAATCAATAGGTTCATTGAGGTGTATGATGAAGTTATGGTTCTATATGATTTTAGACAAGGTGCATTGTTTAATAAAACACCTTCAGAGTCTAACCCGTTAAGGCGTTCCCTTTTTATATCCCTTTTTAGGCAAGATTTACTTCATGTATCGGTGTTAAAATTAGATGATGTTATCACTTCTTGCATTATAGGTATGAAATCAAAATTGTGGATGCACTTATCAGGCTTAATTACTTATTCTCCTTTTTATTCCAAACATTCACCCGGATTAGTTCACCTTTTTGTATTGGGAAAATACTTAGAAGAGCAAGGTTTTGAATATTTTGACCTTTCACCGGGAGGAGATGGATACAAAGAGAGAATGGCCTCCAATGCTGATAAAGTTTATGAACTTACGATAAGTCAGGATCCATTTTTTAAAACTAAAATAGACATTCGAAAAAAGTTTCATGCCTTGTTATTGTCTAGAGGAGTTCGATCCATGGATTTCAATTTAAAGGTAAAACGTTCAAAGCACTTCATTAAATTGAAGGCGAAAGATTTCAAAAATAGGATAGTTGGAAAAAAGGTAAAACTGTTACAGGAATCTAAAAAGCCTATGGATTTGGAGACCAATAATATCAAGCATTTGTTATTGTATAACGATGATTTGGGTACCTCTAGGTGGGACTTTCTTTCAAATGCTTTTAAAAAAGTGGAAGCTGGGGAAAAATTTATTTCTTGGGCTGATGATAACAAATTATTATTCTGTCTTTGGTTTCATGAGACTATTGGCAATTCACCAGACAATGAAACAGCTCTTGTAATTAATGAAGATTATTACAGTCATCCTGTGGTAGCAGCATATAAGGAAGAGGTTTTAAAAACTGGTACATCTATTCTCCATTCATTAAACAGATAA
- a CDS encoding DUF354 domain-containing protein — MKILIDIKHPAQLNLFKGLAKELVISGWTVIICYLDRGKLPKIIDREYAEFNRIKVGSSKGTKWSIFWNGNVMRTTSFLKMINQEKFNICISASSAPLALACKITGTPLLQFYDDPERKTINKINANLSTKIFFPPIVEQNKHVEIFDCLKEWSYLSPSYFKPDKTVLEKYGLKPNEYVFVREVSNKSFNYYNQEDAIICSISGQINKNIPVLLSLEDKSIKDKFPDNWTILEEPIADIHSLIYFSKLMVSSGDSMAREGAMLGIPSIYCGIREMKANQLLIDKGILEHCPVEKAVKPFNDYISSEFDQEKQIKIRENLLKEWVDMNQFMISQILKYKK; from the coding sequence ATGAAAATATTAATCGACATCAAACATCCCGCCCAACTCAATTTGTTTAAAGGCTTGGCAAAGGAGCTTGTGATCTCAGGATGGACAGTGATAATCTGTTACCTAGATCGAGGTAAACTTCCAAAAATTATTGATAGGGAATATGCGGAATTTAATCGAATAAAAGTAGGAAGCAGTAAAGGTACTAAATGGTCCATATTTTGGAATGGGAATGTTATGCGAACCACCTCTTTTTTAAAAATGATAAATCAAGAGAAGTTCAATATTTGTATCTCAGCTAGCAGTGCTCCACTGGCCTTAGCATGTAAAATTACAGGGACACCACTGCTTCAATTTTATGATGATCCAGAAAGGAAAACCATCAACAAGATCAATGCAAATCTCTCCACGAAAATATTTTTCCCTCCGATAGTAGAACAAAATAAGCATGTGGAAATATTCGATTGCCTAAAAGAGTGGAGTTACTTAAGCCCATCCTATTTTAAACCAGATAAAACTGTATTAGAAAAATACGGACTCAAACCTAATGAATATGTATTTGTAAGAGAAGTAAGCAATAAATCCTTTAATTATTATAACCAGGAAGATGCTATTATTTGTAGTATTTCCGGTCAAATTAATAAGAACATTCCTGTTTTACTTTCCTTAGAGGATAAAAGCATTAAGGATAAATTTCCTGACAATTGGACCATTTTGGAAGAGCCTATTGCCGACATCCATTCACTAATTTATTTCTCAAAATTGATGGTTTCTTCCGGGGATAGTATGGCAAGGGAAGGGGCTATGTTAGGTATTCCAAGCATCTATTGTGGGATTAGGGAAATGAAAGCGAATCAATTATTAATTGACAAAGGAATCTTAGAACATTGCCCGGTAGAAAAGGCAGTAAAACCCTTTAATGATTATATTTCTTCTGAATTTGACCAAGAAAAACAGATTAAAATCAGGGAAAACCTACTTAAAGAATGGGTTGATATGAATCAGTTCATGATATCACAAATTTTAAAATATAAAAAATAA
- a CDS encoding polysaccharide deacetylase family protein, with protein MKFKFRNVLAYFVAQFFILIGLVNRAKKKALKGDFILSIYFHNPSKKEFEFIIKWFNRNGFKFIGVDDLKKIINGSMSFPKGAVLLTADDGWASNYENVAEVAINNKIPITIFIPTEAIETGNYWFSYAKKAKKLGLGYLSSKMLKNVPNAERMAVITEIKKQIKLPREAMTVSQIQSIAASPWINIGGHSHTHPILPNCRDEELELEISINRRNIFTWINYQIDTFAYPNGDYGVREINALEKENFEIGFSNKPEYLSAQSLNSKFELPRIGILEGASKAENICRMVGVWHKNTLKVF; from the coding sequence ATGAAATTTAAATTTAGAAATGTTTTAGCCTATTTTGTAGCCCAGTTTTTCATTTTGATTGGTTTAGTTAATCGAGCGAAAAAGAAAGCTTTAAAAGGAGATTTTATTTTATCAATTTATTTTCATAATCCCTCTAAGAAGGAATTTGAATTTATTATTAAATGGTTTAATAGGAATGGATTTAAGTTTATTGGGGTGGATGACCTAAAGAAAATAATAAATGGATCAATGTCCTTTCCCAAAGGAGCAGTTCTATTAACCGCAGATGATGGGTGGGCCTCTAACTATGAGAATGTTGCAGAGGTGGCCATTAATAATAAAATACCAATCACAATCTTTATTCCTACAGAAGCCATTGAAACGGGGAATTATTGGTTTAGTTATGCGAAGAAAGCTAAAAAATTAGGTTTGGGTTATCTCTCATCTAAAATGTTGAAAAACGTCCCCAATGCAGAAAGAATGGCGGTGATTACTGAAATTAAAAAGCAAATAAAATTGCCTAGAGAAGCCATGACTGTTTCTCAAATTCAATCAATCGCTGCTTCTCCTTGGATTAACATAGGAGGACACAGTCATACTCATCCTATTTTACCCAATTGTAGGGATGAGGAATTGGAATTGGAAATTTCGATAAATAGGAGAAATATATTCACTTGGATAAATTATCAAATAGATACTTTTGCATATCCTAACGGAGATTATGGTGTCCGTGAAATTAATGCTTTGGAAAAAGAAAATTTTGAAATTGGTTTTTCCAATAAACCTGAGTATTTGAGCGCTCAAAGCCTAAATTCGAAGTTTGAATTGCCTAGAATAGGGATATTGGAAGGAGCATCAAAAGCTGAAAACATATGCCGAATGGTAGGTGTCTGGCATAAAAATACCCTTAAAGTTTTTTAA
- a CDS encoding glycosyltransferase: MKNKDSIVDKKLKVLFVSSGNLKNFDVAPFIKVQGDSLNNENVEVDYFKVSGKGLKGYISNIGPLKKLLKDSDYDLIHAHFTLSAWVAVLSFPNIPIILSLMGTDAYGRIRDFKKKRLYFNYFTLLTLLIQPFTKRIVSKSPNIEKFVWQKKKSKVLPNGVDINKFYPVDHDFRKELGLIENQKYALFLGNHNDPRKNYQLLEKAKGELNKANIEIIAPYPIPHHQVFQYLNSVDVLVMCSYEEGSPNVVKEGMACNCKGVFTDVGDVRYLLEDTEGYAITGFDHVELAEKIKTVVEMKECKGRERLINLKLDLPLVAEKLKKIYLSTLA; this comes from the coding sequence ATGAAAAATAAAGATTCGATTGTAGACAAAAAACTTAAGGTATTATTTGTCTCCTCGGGGAATCTCAAAAATTTTGATGTTGCCCCTTTTATTAAGGTTCAGGGAGATTCTTTGAATAATGAAAATGTTGAAGTTGATTATTTTAAAGTTTCGGGAAAGGGATTGAAAGGTTATATTTCAAATATTGGCCCATTAAAGAAACTATTGAAGGACTCTGATTATGATTTAATTCATGCTCACTTTACCTTATCGGCTTGGGTGGCCGTACTATCTTTCCCCAATATTCCAATCATTTTATCATTGATGGGAACTGATGCCTATGGAAGAATTCGTGATTTCAAAAAAAAACGGCTTTATTTCAATTATTTCACCTTATTAACTTTATTAATTCAGCCTTTCACAAAAAGAATTGTTTCAAAATCCCCTAATATTGAAAAGTTTGTTTGGCAAAAAAAGAAATCAAAAGTTTTGCCGAATGGAGTAGATATTAATAAGTTTTATCCTGTAGATCATGATTTTAGAAAAGAGCTAGGCTTGATCGAAAATCAGAAATATGCATTGTTTTTAGGAAATCATAATGATCCCAGAAAAAATTATCAACTTTTGGAAAAGGCAAAAGGGGAATTAAATAAAGCCAATATTGAAATTATTGCTCCATATCCGATTCCACATCATCAAGTATTTCAGTACTTAAATTCTGTGGATGTATTAGTGATGTGTTCTTATGAAGAGGGATCCCCTAATGTGGTGAAAGAAGGGATGGCATGCAATTGCAAAGGAGTATTCACGGATGTAGGGGATGTACGGTATTTATTGGAAGACACTGAAGGTTATGCAATTACTGGGTTTGATCATGTTGAGCTTGCTGAAAAAATCAAAACCGTGGTTGAGATGAAAGAGTGCAAGGGAAGGGAAAGGCTTATTAATCTAAAATTAGACCTCCCTTTAGTTGCAGAAAAATTGAAAAAGATCTATTTATCGACCCTTGCCTAA